From Nguyenibacter vanlangensis, one genomic window encodes:
- a CDS encoding MobA/MobL family protein codes for MSSTALAQTEIVDRRIHLNFGIANVGAVLKAAAYNLCGTIKDRLTDQTFDFSRKAPEHYDHFALFPAHIQPTENLTDPAQFWRNAEAAEKRADGQVARQVLLSIPRGLPREHHREYLTHILSPLIEAGMAAHADLHDPGARDGGEQSHAHIMLTLRRMNADGSFDSKKARDWNALFLAGKGRKMRAQFEQRGNRWLAENGYNIRLRIRSNEELDGPDALPPEPQVSRAEIETTKRTPGNPSPAIISLEKHRELHRRAVESQRAVRTLSAEIVSLETQRQERQRPQHQQQGAHTMAKTRNGWPGGTDGYAALPDNLKASAQKSYDRWRAKQIEEGKDEASIFSLPDYVDFVQGRRREDMGWRFERPGENANAVRSDSEPPAAPEADMPDDDGWDRATRFRARLLAGHYKISESSLTPAQVAAISNIRLDRKRGVATIELNNGDTFEDFGDRIVSARDPSPETASQLAAAAQRHGWSNVQLTGTPAYRDEVAIALSLLEPPVGHDWELSEAAQKRLETALAERLAAVENTNAIRPVETMTNEIRPVVAPVVEVADVAPVPESVAEPAPVAEVEPAPTPVEPAPEPVAEEIATDMPEPAPTAQVVEPVPPVRTVFVTSPRDAGQDYDMAVMRTRLASDAPKMAALDDEALENRLKSSFPHYNQTGDTEADAAARISAVAAWRAAQQAKKEAKNANDETTAQRNDTLNPGADGAVHRPAGVHASGQGGAHAGAGMGDVRPQRSAHDVRDDAGAGGADALRPAAAGRTGKQVILRKLAEIQREYRAATAGVPGIDDMIKSQVEALDEEIRTRREKGQRLADDAFAADTAAFGDSTRYRPIKRWLARNEARKAGAKGAEERITAENLEAGRPEIIAEARRMASEERGKLLIAAMNKTPGLKESVESAVAITGALQARDEATALALETGDFAAVTAAAQEWRQAQHQAGELARKIEAIDQNIESAKNDAAVAREKWNEAAGDAGRLRSPLDGAFAPFERRRLIKAEKEASKVEGAARRAASELAQNREQAVADAKAEAPTVMTRERREAAFRAEILRAERQREEDRKRKAALEAQQGQDRPAHAPD; via the coding sequence ATGAGCAGCACCGCACTCGCACAGACGGAGATTGTTGACCGCCGGATTCATCTGAATTTCGGCATTGCGAATGTCGGCGCTGTGCTGAAAGCGGCTGCATATAATCTGTGCGGAACTATCAAAGACCGGCTGACCGACCAGACCTTCGATTTCAGCCGGAAAGCCCCCGAACACTACGACCATTTTGCGCTATTTCCTGCGCACATTCAGCCGACCGAAAACCTGACTGACCCTGCGCAATTCTGGCGCAATGCAGAGGCCGCAGAGAAGCGGGCTGACGGGCAGGTGGCGAGGCAGGTGCTTCTATCTATTCCGCGAGGACTTCCGAGAGAGCATCACCGCGAATATCTGACCCACATTCTGTCCCCGCTCATTGAAGCCGGGATGGCCGCCCACGCCGACCTTCACGACCCCGGAGCGCGGGACGGAGGCGAGCAGTCGCATGCGCATATAATGCTGACTCTGCGCCGTATGAACGCGGACGGGTCTTTTGATAGCAAAAAAGCAAGGGATTGGAACGCTCTTTTCTTAGCTGGCAAGGGCCGAAAAATGCGCGCGCAGTTCGAGCAGCGCGGCAACCGCTGGCTTGCGGAAAACGGCTACAATATCCGCCTTCGCATCCGTTCAAATGAGGAACTAGACGGCCCCGACGCCCTGCCGCCAGAACCCCAGGTCAGCAGAGCGGAAATCGAGACAACGAAGCGCACACCGGGTAACCCATCTCCGGCAATAATTTCTCTCGAAAAACACCGCGAATTGCATCGGCGCGCAGTAGAATCACAGAGAGCCGTTCGCACGCTTTCTGCCGAGATTGTCAGTCTGGAAACCCAGCGTCAGGAACGCCAGCGGCCCCAACATCAACAACAGGGAGCGCACACGATGGCGAAGACACGAAACGGCTGGCCCGGCGGCACGGACGGCTATGCCGCACTACCGGACAATTTGAAAGCATCCGCGCAGAAATCATATGACCGCTGGCGGGCAAAGCAGATTGAAGAAGGCAAAGATGAGGCAAGCATTTTCAGCCTGCCTGATTACGTCGATTTCGTGCAGGGGCGCCGCCGCGAGGATATGGGCTGGCGCTTCGAACGTCCTGGCGAAAACGCAAACGCAGTCCGCAGCGACAGCGAACCCCCAGCGGCACCCGAAGCCGACATGCCGGACGATGACGGCTGGGACCGCGCAACCCGGTTCCGTGCCCGGCTGCTGGCTGGTCACTACAAGATTTCCGAAAGCAGCCTGACCCCGGCCCAGGTGGCCGCCATCAGCAACATTCGTCTAGACCGCAAGCGCGGCGTGGCGACCATCGAACTCAACAACGGCGACACATTCGAGGATTTCGGAGACCGCATCGTCAGCGCCCGCGACCCCAGCCCCGAGACCGCTTCGCAGCTTGCGGCGGCGGCCCAACGTCATGGCTGGTCGAATGTCCAGTTGACTGGCACCCCGGCGTATCGGGACGAGGTGGCGATTGCCCTGTCGCTGCTGGAACCGCCGGTCGGACACGATTGGGAACTGTCGGAAGCGGCGCAAAAACGGCTGGAAACTGCGCTTGCTGAGCGTCTGGCGGCGGTCGAGAACACGAATGCAATCCGTCCGGTTGAGACCATGACGAACGAGATTAGGCCGGTTGTTGCGCCGGTTGTCGAGGTTGCTGATGTTGCACCTGTGCCGGAATCGGTGGCCGAGCCTGCGCCGGTTGCGGAGGTCGAGCCTGCGCCAACGCCGGTTGAGCCTGCGCCGGAACCGGTGGCCGAGGAAATCGCGACTGATATGCCGGAACCAGCGCCCACCGCCCAGGTGGTCGAGCCTGTGCCGCCCGTTCGCACAGTGTTCGTCACAAGCCCGCGCGATGCCGGGCAGGATTACGATATGGCGGTCATGCGGACGCGACTTGCATCCGACGCACCGAAAATGGCCGCGCTGGACGACGAGGCGCTTGAAAACCGCCTGAAATCATCGTTCCCGCACTATAATCAGACCGGTGACACCGAAGCCGACGCCGCCGCCCGCATCTCTGCCGTCGCGGCATGGCGGGCAGCACAGCAAGCAAAGAAGGAAGCGAAAAATGCGAACGATGAGACGACTGCACAACGCAATGACACTCTCAATCCCGGCGCTGATGGCGCTGTCCATCGGCCTGCCGGTGTCCATGCATCCGGTCAAGGTGGCGCACATGCTGGCGCAGGAATGGGCGATGTTCGACCGCAGCGGTCTGCCCATGATGTTCGTGATGACGCTGGGGCTGGCGGCGCTGATGCACTTCGCCCGGCAGCGGCTGGACGCACGGGCAAACAGGTAATTCTGCGCAAATTGGCAGAAATCCAGCGAGAATACCGGGCAGCGACAGCCGGTGTCCCCGGCATCGACGACATGATTAAGTCGCAGGTCGAGGCGCTGGACGAGGAAATCCGGACGCGCAGGGAGAAGGGACAGCGGCTTGCCGACGACGCTTTTGCGGCGGACACGGCGGCTTTCGGGGACAGCACGAGATACCGCCCCATCAAGCGGTGGCTGGCCAGGAACGAGGCGAGGAAGGCGGGGGCCAAGGGGGCGGAAGAGCGGATTACGGCGGAAAATTTGGAAGCCGGGCGTCCCGAAATCATCGCGGAAGCGCGGCGGATGGCGTCGGAAGAACGCGGAAAACTACTCATTGCCGCGATGAACAAGACGCCGGGACTCAAGGAATCCGTGGAATCTGCTGTCGCCATCACGGGGGCGTTGCAAGCGCGGGATGAGGCAACGGCACTGGCCCTTGAGACAGGGGACTTTGCGGCGGTCACGGCGGCGGCGCAGGAGTGGCGGCAGGCGCAGCATCAGGCAGGCGAACTCGCGCGGAAAATCGAAGCGATTGACCAGAATATTGAGTCCGCGAAAAATGATGCAGCCGTCGCAAGGGAGAAGTGGAACGAGGCAGCAGGTGATGCGGGCCGGCTCAGGAGCCCGCTTGACGGTGCATTCGCGCCGTTCGAGCGCCGCAGACTCATCAAGGCTGAAAAAGAAGCCAGCAAAGTCGAGGGGGCGGCGAGAAGGGCGGCAAGCGAACTGGCGCAGAACCGGGAACAGGCCGTTGCCGACGCAAAGGCCGAAGCCCCGACAGTCATGACGCGCGAGCGGAGGGAGGCCGCATTCCGGGCTGAAATCCTGCGCGCAGAACGGCAGCGGGAAGAAGACCGGAAGCGCAAGGCGGCACTTGAGGCCCAGCAGGGACAGGACAGACCGGCTCACGCGCCGGATTGA
- a CDS encoding tyrosine-type recombinase/integrase — translation MAQKTTKSLPPGIAYRGPRQWQWRVRIRGIYANGTEETLEDAIAARVKAAERIKGGTWEDSQRLKAFTFADGLDHYEKNVMPRKKGGHKEASRLRIWRGLTDWQSYPMASIMPEQIQGWIDARVKTGSAPSTVRNAVAVLSSAFSKARTQLHLDIPNPCRLVSLPPPRPPRHVTLSAGDAAAMLTACREGPEYLIHCVLIAMETAMRAGEIRRVQRHHIHKTHIHLPETKNTRGGTIRPRDVPLTVEAEAVLVAAMKAMSVVPGDWLFGDPEKMGEDGGFTESMLSNAFAAAVKRAMKSGMKRAITFHDLRHIAITDLAQDHQGAMELAKLTGHKTLRVLHETYYNPTPAAQAAELRRRRAERKARA, via the coding sequence ATGGCACAGAAAACGACAAAATCTCTCCCGCCCGGCATCGCATATCGTGGCCCCAGACAGTGGCAATGGCGCGTCCGAATTCGCGGTATCTACGCGAACGGGACTGAAGAAACACTCGAAGATGCCATCGCCGCCCGTGTAAAGGCCGCTGAGCGCATCAAGGGCGGAACCTGGGAAGACAGTCAGCGACTCAAGGCATTCACATTCGCAGATGGCCTTGACCACTACGAGAAGAACGTCATGCCACGGAAGAAAGGCGGGCACAAAGAGGCGTCCAGGCTGCGGATTTGGCGTGGACTGACCGACTGGCAGTCATATCCGATGGCATCCATCATGCCGGAGCAAATTCAGGGCTGGATTGATGCGCGCGTCAAGACCGGGTCCGCCCCCTCCACCGTCCGCAATGCCGTCGCAGTCCTTTCGTCCGCATTCTCGAAAGCCCGGACGCAACTCCATCTCGACATTCCAAATCCCTGCCGCCTTGTCAGCTTACCCCCGCCCCGTCCACCCCGGCACGTCACGCTATCGGCTGGCGATGCGGCGGCAATGCTGACCGCGTGCCGTGAAGGACCGGAATACCTCATTCACTGTGTGCTGATTGCGATGGAAACCGCGATGCGAGCCGGTGAAATTCGTCGCGTTCAGCGGCACCACATACACAAAACACACATCCACCTGCCCGAAACGAAAAACACCAGAGGCGGCACGATTCGTCCGCGCGACGTGCCCCTGACCGTTGAAGCCGAAGCGGTCCTGGTGGCGGCTATGAAAGCCATGTCCGTGGTGCCCGGTGACTGGCTGTTCGGCGACCCTGAAAAAATGGGGGAAGACGGCGGATTCACCGAAAGCATGTTGAGCAACGCCTTTGCTGCTGCTGTGAAGCGCGCAATGAAAAGCGGGATGAAGCGGGCTATCACTTTCCATGACTTGCGTCATATCGCGATTACAGATTTGGCGCAGGACCATCAGGGAGCGATGGAGCTGGCGAAACTAACTGGACACAAAACCCTGCGTGTCCTGCACGAAACATATTATAACCCGACGCCCGCCGCCCAGGCCGCTGAACTGCGACGGCGACGGGCAGAAAGGAAGGCCAGGGCATAG
- the rlmB gene encoding 23S rRNA (guanosine(2251)-2'-O)-methyltransferase RlmB, giving the protein MRSRPPRRPDARPASRPPARAENPAASMPADRPARPRGGAPRVGTPPRGTYWLYGLHPALAALGNPERRIRQILATEEGEAALRARLTAPLPMQPQRTDRTRLEALCGRDAVHQGIAVLTDALPSLAIEDVTGRPGPVLVLDQVTDPRNVGAILRSAAAFGAAAVVVMERNAPDETGALAKAASGALEIVPLLRVVNLARTLETLKTLGFWVVGLDAGGGVLNGAAFGQRRVALVLGAEGDGLRRLTREHCDEIAGLAMPGEMESLNVSNAAAVALYELIRAP; this is encoded by the coding sequence ATGCGCAGCCGCCCTCCGCGTCGTCCGGACGCCCGTCCCGCCAGCCGCCCGCCTGCCCGGGCGGAGAATCCCGCCGCCAGCATGCCCGCCGACCGTCCGGCGCGGCCCAGGGGCGGCGCGCCGCGCGTCGGCACGCCGCCGCGCGGGACCTACTGGCTTTATGGCCTGCATCCGGCGCTGGCGGCCCTGGGCAACCCGGAACGCCGGATCCGGCAGATCCTGGCGACCGAGGAGGGCGAGGCCGCGTTGCGGGCGCGCCTGACCGCCCCGTTGCCGATGCAGCCCCAGCGGACCGACCGCACGCGGCTGGAGGCCCTGTGCGGCCGCGATGCCGTGCATCAGGGGATTGCCGTCCTGACCGATGCGCTGCCCTCGCTGGCGATCGAGGACGTGACCGGGCGCCCCGGGCCGGTGCTGGTGCTGGACCAGGTGACCGATCCGCGCAATGTCGGCGCGATCCTGCGCTCGGCCGCCGCGTTCGGCGCCGCCGCCGTGGTGGTGATGGAGCGCAACGCCCCGGACGAAACCGGCGCGCTGGCCAAGGCCGCGTCGGGCGCGCTGGAAATCGTGCCGCTGCTGCGGGTGGTCAATCTGGCCCGCACGCTGGAGACGCTGAAAACCCTGGGCTTCTGGGTCGTCGGGCTGGATGCGGGGGGCGGCGTCCTGAACGGCGCGGCCTTCGGACAGCGGCGGGTGGCGCTGGTCCTGGGGGCCGAGGGGGACGGGCTGCGCCGGCTGACCCGCGAACATTGCGACGAGATCGCGGGCCTGGCGATGCCGGGCGAGATGGAAAGCCTGAACGTCTCGAACGCCGCCGCCGTGGCCCTGTATGAACTGATCCGCGCGCCGTGA
- a CDS encoding GFA family protein, with amino-acid sequence MTGTPTHVEEHAMPSLTGSCLCGAVTYRIDGAPLDFVLCHCTRCRKTTGAAFAANLIARPDDLTWTAGQRDVARWDLPTARSFATATCRICGTPVPHATRNGQLMIVPAGTLNGEPPLAPRRQIFTGSKAGWCIAVPGLPAEP; translated from the coding sequence GTGACAGGGACGCCCACGCATGTCGAGGAGCACGCCATGCCATCGCTGACCGGCAGTTGCCTGTGCGGCGCCGTCACCTATCGCATCGACGGCGCGCCGCTGGATTTCGTGCTGTGCCATTGCACGCGCTGCCGCAAGACCACCGGCGCCGCCTTCGCCGCCAACCTGATCGCCCGCCCCGACGACCTGACCTGGACCGCCGGGCAGCGCGACGTCGCGCGCTGGGACCTGCCCACCGCCCGCAGCTTCGCCACCGCGACCTGCCGCATCTGCGGCACCCCGGTCCCCCACGCGACGCGCAACGGGCAATTGATGATCGTCCCGGCCGGCACGCTGAACGGCGAGCCGCCCCTGGCGCCCCGCCGGCAGATCTTCACCGGATCGAAAGCCGGGTGGTGCATCGCTGTGCCCGGCCTGCCGGCGGAGCCGTAG
- a CDS encoding VOC family protein: MTRVWTAEDGTFACWRKGHDGPALFVCRPFDDRPAAPGNGWMCALNAESRDAVHAAWDAAMAFGGTDEGAPGPRPHYGPTYFGAYVRDPDGNKLYVVCRAP; this comes from the coding sequence ATCACCCGCGTGTGGACGGCCGAGGACGGCACCTTCGCCTGCTGGCGCAAGGGGCATGACGGCCCGGCGCTTTTCGTCTGCCGGCCCTTCGACGACCGGCCGGCCGCGCCGGGCAACGGCTGGATGTGTGCGCTGAACGCCGAGAGCCGCGACGCAGTTCACGCCGCCTGGGACGCCGCGATGGCGTTCGGCGGCACCGACGAGGGTGCGCCCGGGCCGCGCCCGCACTACGGGCCGACCTATTTCGGCGCCTATGTCCGCGATCCGGACGGCAACAAGCTGTATGTCGTCTGCCGCGCCCCGTAG
- a CDS encoding amidase, whose amino-acid sequence MEATLAGRTGKGGAGYGLVGGLLMLAAAGPALAHGPAPAVPSASGSASALVAAMRAGRLSPEALVRDYRGRIARLDGGRGGLHAVLAVNPDAPAQAAALARTRGVRGPLYGLPILVKDNIETRENLPTTAGSLALAGNVSHRDAPVVARLRAAGAIVLGKTNLSEWANFRSAHSSSGWSAVGGLTRNPYDLARTACGSSAGSGVAVAAGLAAAAIGTETDGSITCPASVNGIVGLKPTVGLVSRSRIVPISASQDTAGPMTRDVRDAALLLGVMAGTDPDDPATLPADRHRTDYLAGLRPGALAGRRIGVMRFAQGDNPDVRALFDAALARLRAGGAVLVDIPAFDSKPIDAVEMAAMLTEFRVGLNAYLARTPPAVTVRDLPALIAFDRAHADREMPWFGQDLLEKAAQAPSLADPVYQAARQTAHRLAGAQGIDAMLAHDRLDALVAPTTGPAWLTDPVLGDRPGDGTGAGSLAAVAGYPHLSVPMGRVRGLPVGLSFIGPAWSEALLLALGYGFEQVTQGRMTQGKTNH is encoded by the coding sequence ATGGAGGCGACATTGGCCGGGCGGACGGGCAAAGGCGGGGCAGGATACGGGCTGGTCGGGGGGCTGCTGATGCTGGCGGCGGCCGGGCCGGCCCTGGCGCACGGACCCGCCCCCGCCGTGCCTTCGGCATCCGGCAGCGCCTCGGCGCTGGTGGCGGCGATGCGCGCCGGGCGGCTGTCGCCCGAGGCGCTGGTGCGGGATTATCGCGGCCGGATCGCGCGGCTGGATGGCGGGCGGGGCGGGCTGCACGCCGTGCTGGCGGTCAATCCCGACGCCCCGGCCCAGGCCGCCGCCCTGGCGCGGACGCGCGGGGTGCGCGGGCCGCTCTACGGCCTGCCGATCCTGGTCAAGGACAATATCGAAACGCGCGAGAACCTGCCCACCACGGCGGGCTCGCTGGCCCTGGCAGGCAATGTCAGCCATCGCGACGCGCCGGTCGTGGCGCGGCTGCGCGCCGCCGGGGCGATCGTGCTGGGCAAGACCAACCTGTCGGAATGGGCCAATTTCCGCTCCGCCCATTCCAGCAGCGGATGGAGCGCGGTGGGCGGCCTGACGCGCAACCCCTACGACCTGGCGCGCACGGCCTGCGGCTCCAGCGCGGGCAGCGGGGTGGCGGTGGCGGCGGGGCTGGCGGCGGCGGCGATCGGCACCGAAACCGACGGTTCGATCACCTGTCCGGCCTCGGTCAACGGCATCGTCGGGCTGAAACCGACGGTCGGGCTGGTGTCGCGCAGCCGCATCGTGCCGATTTCCGCGAGCCAGGACACGGCGGGCCCGATGACGCGCGACGTGCGCGACGCGGCGCTGCTGCTGGGCGTCATGGCGGGGACCGATCCGGACGATCCCGCCACCCTGCCGGCGGACCGGCATCGGACGGACTACCTGGCCGGGCTGCGGCCCGGGGCGCTGGCCGGCCGGCGGATCGGCGTCATGCGCTTCGCCCAGGGCGACAATCCGGACGTGCGCGCCCTGTTCGACGCGGCGCTGGCGCGGCTGCGCGCCGGCGGGGCGGTGCTGGTGGACATCCCGGCCTTCGACAGCAAGCCGATCGACGCGGTCGAGATGGCGGCGATGCTGACGGAATTCCGCGTGGGGCTGAACGCCTATCTGGCGCGGACGCCGCCGGCGGTGACGGTGCGCGACCTGCCGGCGCTGATCGCCTTCGACCGCGCGCATGCCGACCGCGAAATGCCGTGGTTCGGGCAGGATCTGCTGGAAAAGGCGGCGCAGGCGCCCAGCCTGGCCGACCCCGTCTATCAGGCCGCGCGGCAGACCGCGCACCGCCTGGCCGGGGCGCAGGGGATCGATGCGATGCTGGCGCATGACCGGCTGGACGCGCTGGTGGCGCCGACCACCGGGCCGGCCTGGCTGACCGACCCGGTGCTGGGCGACCGGCCCGGCGACGGCACGGGGGCCGGATCGCTGGCGGCGGTGGCGGGCTATCCGCATCTCAGCGTGCCAATGGGGCGGGTGCGCGGCCTGCCGGTCGGCCTGTCCTTCATCGGGCCCGCCTGGTCCGAGGCGCTGCTGCTCGCCCTGGGCTACGGGTTCGAACAGGTCACTCAAGGCAGGATGACCCAGGGCAAGACAAACCACTGA
- a CDS encoding efflux transporter outer membrane subunit, with protein MIVRSIVPSLRRTALSGGTVLSLAALSACDLAPAYHPPTFIVPASWHGQGVFATATPADTQIPAKWWTLLHDPQLDALEDKATAANADLQAAAERFVQARAMVMQARADLLPHFGLAFGASDNKQSADRLFRYKGALTQTDEFYGGLASWEPDFWSEIRNQVRVAKYSAQQKAADYASARLSLQAELASDYIALRGYDAQDAIYRKSIAYYQKAVSVTQTQLANQAAPRLDLARAQNRLYVTQAAELDILAQREVTEHAIAVLTNSAPSGFHIAPSDRLDFARAAIPTGVPSDLLQRRPDIASSEREMAQANRMIGVARAAFYPHIALSANGGFDANGFDLANLANSMWSYGASASMPIFEGGLRRAALQSSWAGYREMRDHYRATVLSAFREVEDGLSRTSRLWAETDRLKAAVSAALDMQNMTMTLYKGGLSPYLDAIIAQEAALDAQISQVQVATRYFQAQVGLIRALGGGWNDRLLPTPDQTMSFSILQYDGLRHPAPAGGIAGVRDETPYDDLAGSAAPKVGTAAMAPAAMTPATMTAH; from the coding sequence ATGATCGTCCGTTCGATCGTCCCCTCCCTGCGCCGGACCGCCCTGTCCGGGGGCACCGTGCTGTCGCTGGCGGCGCTGTCCGCCTGCGACCTGGCCCCGGCCTATCACCCGCCGACCTTCATCGTGCCGGCATCGTGGCATGGCCAGGGCGTGTTCGCCACCGCGACGCCGGCGGATACGCAGATCCCCGCAAAATGGTGGACTCTGCTGCATGATCCGCAACTGGACGCGCTGGAGGACAAGGCGACCGCCGCGAATGCCGACCTGCAGGCGGCCGCCGAGCGCTTCGTGCAGGCGCGCGCCATGGTCATGCAGGCGCGTGCCGACCTGCTGCCGCATTTCGGCCTGGCCTTCGGCGCGTCGGACAACAAGCAGTCGGCCGACCGGTTGTTCCGCTACAAGGGCGCGCTGACCCAGACCGACGAATTCTATGGCGGCCTGGCCTCGTGGGAGCCCGATTTCTGGTCGGAAATCCGCAACCAGGTCCGGGTGGCGAAATATTCGGCGCAGCAGAAGGCGGCCGATTACGCCTCGGCGCGCCTCAGCCTGCAGGCCGAACTGGCCAGCGACTATATCGCGCTGCGCGGCTATGACGCGCAGGACGCGATCTATCGCAAATCCATCGCCTATTACCAGAAGGCGGTGTCGGTCACCCAGACCCAGCTCGCCAACCAGGCGGCGCCGCGGCTGGATCTGGCGCGCGCGCAGAACCGGCTCTACGTCACCCAGGCGGCCGAGCTGGATATCCTGGCCCAGCGCGAGGTGACCGAGCACGCGATCGCCGTGCTGACCAACAGCGCGCCGTCCGGCTTCCATATCGCCCCGTCCGACCGGCTGGATTTCGCCCGGGCGGCGATTCCGACCGGCGTGCCGTCCGACCTGCTGCAGCGCCGGCCCGACATCGCGTCGTCCGAGCGCGAGATGGCGCAGGCCAACCGGATGATCGGCGTGGCGCGCGCGGCGTTCTATCCGCATATCGCGCTCAGCGCGAATGGCGGGTTCGACGCCAACGGGTTCGACCTGGCCAACCTGGCGAACAGCATGTGGTCCTACGGGGCCTCGGCCTCGATGCCGATCTTCGAGGGCGGGCTGCGCCGGGCCGCGTTGCAGTCCTCCTGGGCCGGCTACCGCGAGATGCGCGATCATTACCGCGCCACGGTGCTGTCGGCATTCCGCGAGGTCGAGGACGGGCTGTCGCGCACCAGCCGCCTCTGGGCCGAGACCGATCGGTTGAAGGCGGCGGTCTCGGCGGCGCTGGACATGCAGAACATGACCATGACCCTGTACAAGGGCGGGCTGTCGCCCTACCTGGACGCGATCATCGCGCAGGAAGCGGCGCTGGACGCCCAGATCTCGCAGGTGCAGGTCGCCACGCGCTATTTCCAGGCGCAGGTGGGGCTGATCCGCGCGCTGGGCGGCGGCTGGAACGACAGGCTGCTGCCGACGCCCGACCAGACCATGAGCTTCTCGATCCTGCAATATGACGGGTTGCGCCATCCCGCCCCGGCCGGCGGCATCGCCGGCGTGCGGGACGAAACGCCGTACGACGACCTGGCCGGATCGGCGGCGCCCAAGGTCGGAACCGCCGCAATGGCGCCGGCCGCCATGACGCCTGCCACCATGACGGCGCACTGA
- a CDS encoding efflux RND transporter periplasmic adaptor subunit: MASSKVLLAGGACVLALCVGYQVVTRMHAVGVLRAATLENAVPDVAVVQPKPGPKTLTLTLPGTIDAWYQAPIYPQASGYVKMWYKDYGATVKAGDVLAEINAPSLDAQYAQAKADLAAAQAKYNLAVVSADRWHAMAKSQAVSGQSVSVADANRKSSQADMEAAEHNVARFEALERFKTIVAPFDGVVTARTINVGDYVSSGSGEHGTDGDASQLFTVADMHKVRLFVSVPEVFSYMLKPGMTADVTVPQFPNRVFKAQFLTIARGYDPNTRTAVTEFTIDNDDHTLWPGTFASVKLTAPATPGVYEIPTATLVFQEPGMQVATVDGDSRVHFHNIQVGRMADASTEVTDGIAPTDRIINNPPADLLEGQKVHLVTPAKGYDQPEEIGE, from the coding sequence ATGGCTTCAAGCAAAGTTCTTCTCGCGGGGGGTGCCTGCGTGCTGGCCCTGTGCGTGGGGTATCAGGTCGTCACGCGCATGCATGCGGTCGGCGTCCTGCGGGCCGCGACGCTGGAAAACGCGGTGCCCGACGTGGCGGTGGTCCAGCCCAAGCCCGGCCCGAAAACGCTGACCCTGACCCTGCCGGGCACGATCGACGCCTGGTACCAGGCGCCGATCTATCCCCAGGCGTCGGGCTACGTGAAGATGTGGTACAAGGATTACGGCGCCACGGTGAAGGCCGGCGACGTCCTGGCCGAAATCAACGCGCCCAGCCTGGACGCGCAATATGCCCAGGCCAAGGCCGACCTGGCGGCGGCGCAGGCCAAATACAACCTGGCGGTGGTCAGCGCCGACCGCTGGCATGCCATGGCCAAGTCGCAGGCCGTGTCGGGGCAGTCGGTGTCGGTGGCCGACGCGAACCGCAAATCCAGCCAGGCGGACATGGAGGCGGCGGAACATAACGTTGCCCGCTTCGAGGCCCTGGAACGGTTCAAGACCATCGTCGCGCCGTTCGACGGCGTGGTGACGGCGCGTACCATCAATGTCGGCGACTATGTCAGCAGCGGCTCGGGCGAGCATGGCACCGATGGCGATGCCAGCCAGCTCTTCACCGTGGCGGACATGCACAAGGTGCGCCTGTTCGTCTCGGTGCCGGAAGTGTTCTCGTACATGCTCAAGCCGGGCATGACGGCGGACGTGACCGTGCCGCAATTCCCCAACCGGGTGTTCAAGGCGCAGTTCCTGACGATCGCTCGCGGCTATGACCCGAACACGCGCACGGCGGTGACCGAATTCACCATCGACAATGACGACCATACGCTCTGGCCGGGCACGTTCGCATCCGTCAAGCTGACGGCGCCGGCGACCCCGGGCGTGTATGAGATCCCGACCGCGACTCTGGTGTTCCAGGAGCCCGGGATGCAGGTCGCGACGGTGGACGGCGACAGCCGGGTGCATTTCCACAATATCCAGGTCGGCCGCATGGCCGACGCCTCGACCGAGGTGACGGACGGGATCGCGCCGACCGACCGGATCATCAACAATCCGCCCGCCGACCTGCTGGAAGGGCAGAAGGTGCATCTGGTCACGCCGGCGAAAGGCTATGACCAGCCGGAGGAAATCGGCGAATGA